One Glycine max cultivar Williams 82 chromosome 8, Glycine_max_v4.0, whole genome shotgun sequence genomic window, AGATTACTGCAATTTGTGACTGGAACGTCAAAGGTGATGTAGTGGAAACATTGATTTCctatctaataaaatataaaaatttcaatgacATGCTAAGGGTACCTGTCCcatataataaacaaaaggCAGAAAAGGAATCACAGACACATACACACAAGGCAAATCAGGAAGTCTCTTGAGAGTAACAAATGTATGGTCAAAGATTAGTTCTTGTGGCAATAGCTCTGATGTGCTCTCTTATACATGCATGCGTGCACACCCTTGTTGGGGTGCTTCTTCTATTGTTGGTGTCATCTTAGGGAAAAAATACAAGCTTTATTTTAGGTATTTAATCTCCTTTGAATTCACTTTGCTAACAGCCTTGCTAACTTGTTTTTCAGGTTCCTTTGGAGGGTTTTAAGGCCTTGCAAGGCATCTCTGGTCCACAAAGGTTTCAGGTTCACAAGGCATATGGAGCTCCTGATCGACTTCCATCAGCTCATACTTGGTGAgtaaacattatatatattctGTTCAGGTCCATATGATTACTGCAAATTGAGTTTCAGCCATCCTAATTCCTTATCTCTTCTTTCAATTGCTCTTTAGCTTCAATCAACTTGACCTTCCTGAGTATACCTCTAAGGAACAGCTTCAAGAACGTTTGTTACTTGCCATCCATGAGGCTAGTGAAGGGTTTGGTTTTGGTTGACCAGCACTTTggtgcaatatttttttttttgcacagcggTTCCACCATTTGTGTCTCCAACTTGTCATTTGGAGGTCAGACATCTCTTTCCTCGTATGTCTGTGTGTATATATCTGTGTTTATAAGTATCTTCCATATGATAATCAGAGGAAAATTTTCATGTGCTAAATTGGTCAAACTAATATTCTAATAAATCTTCAAGCTTATGCTTTTGTTTAAATACCATTTAGATCCAAATGGAgagttaatatttttcatcCCAAAAAAATAAGAGGGACTTCTAATTGTGGTTGTAGACTTGAGTTGTAGaatatttgatcaaatttttatttcttgaaagaatAATCACTTATGCTTCCCTTCTCTTTGATCAGAAGGAGTTCGTGCTGCTATTCTGTTGTGGGCACTATTGGTAAGCATCACAATGAGTCAATGAGGCATTCTGATGTTGGTGATCAATTTATTCTGATGCTCTCCCTGCAAAAATGGCTAGAATGTTTTTTTCATTGTATAATTCTGCCATGCCTAGTTTGGGAGCTTTCTGACAGCCTTCATACTGTGTCAAGCTTTTGCAATATGGTCCAATCTTAATTTATATGTAGTTTCTATGGCCAAACAGCCTTTTATAGTTCTAGAATTTTCTAATAAGATTGAGGATGTACATATTCTGGAATACATAATTGATGTTTTTGCTCCAGAAAGAAATTGTTCGATTCATTAAAGAGGAGTCTGAAAGATGATGATGCGATGGAACTTGATCACATACTGCAGCAAATTGCAggaatatagattaaaaaactAGATTTATTATGTCGTTTCCAATTCCTATGTAAAAAACACTGCGCGCttgaatttgttaaaaaatgaactgtttttttgagacaaaaaaaaagaataacttgataaatataaaacatgcTTGTATGTTTGACTTCTAGAAAATTGAAACCACCTAACTCaagtatatattaaatattccaTTAACACAAGTAGATTTATTATCTCTcgcatattatatttttgttttttctccattttttttggtATACACTTGGATATCTTTCATGAAAGATGCTCTTTGATAAGCTTTTCTTTCAAGTATTTCAAGTAATTGTatattaagaatttaaatttaagatcactgattaaattataatgttagTGGATTTAAGCACTGGacgcttttttttttccttttattaaatAACTTTAAAGAGCTTGTTTTGGATGTAGTAAACTAGATAGGGTGAAATTAGTGaagaaacaaatgaagaaatatgatattttcattgatagattttaaaaagagaaaagaatgaaatttgTATTAATGGCTAAATTATGTATTTGAtactttatcttattttttagacTTACTTTAActtcttatatttaataaaaaaaattaatttagtcttttatgttttaaattaagGCCAAAttgatcttttaaatttaacagccacaaaaaaaatacttactaACTTGGATATGTTTCTGAACGGGGTTTAACTACTGCAATTTCGACTAAATTGGTCgaaatatttaacaaaactcCTCCATCAATTTTAAGATGTATGAagctgtataagagaaatcacatatgaaaattttgaagttCTTTGTGAAGGGTAAACAAGtaagaattattttataacaatttttaattgttattataataaaattatttacaaagtGATGTAATGATACATTGactcaatttaaaatataaaagattaaattaaattttataaaagataaaagattagaATCTAAAAAGTAAGATAAGGATGAAAtgtgtaatttagtttttaaaaataaaataattttttatgcataaaaatataaagtgtttttaattaaaataaataagaaggtaaaataTTCAGATTTGTTGGggaataaattttattcaattttttttttacaatttctttctttctacttTCTCCTGTTAGAGCCTCTGTTGGTTTTTTCATCCAAGAATGATGAAAAACACAAGTTGCACCACCAACTAACCTTGTACTTGAAAGTGGAGTAAAGGCTTTGGGGGAGAAAACAATTGAAAGGGTTTGATATGGGTGGGagcaagaagaggaagaggaagagaaacGAAGAGCAAAGGGGAGGCACAGTGTATTCAGAAAGAGAAAACCCACCAGACTTTGCTCTTTTGGCTTCTCTCTACCCTGAATTTCACCCTTTTGTTCAATTCTTACATTCTCACTCTCGCCCCACCATCGATTGGACCGACTTCAATGCCACTCGCCAACTCACGCGCGTCTTGCTCCATCATCGCCACGCTCTCAACTGGTTCTcatatcttttctttcatttcacaGTAACACAGTAGTATTGACTGTATTTGAATTTGATGTCAATTCTTTTCTGTGTTATTCGAGCCCTATGGGCTATGAAGACAGTGACACCGACACCGACACACCTATCAAACACACCAAATTCAATCCGGACACAGGCGTCGGTGTCGGTGTCGGTGTCGGACACCGGACACGACAAGGGACTAGAGTGTCTGTGCTTCATAGCCTATGGGCACATACCCGCTTCAGAATAGCCACTTTTTATCCCATTTTCCTTGCAAAGTAGCAATTTTTATGCCAAACCTGTTGGAATGTGTTTTGTAGGTGGATTCCTGATGGAAACCTCTGTCCAACTGTGCCAAACAGGTGCAATTACATTCATTGGCTTCAACACCTTCTCTCATCTGACATCATTCCAAACACCATTTCAAGTGATGGCAAGTTCAGGGGATTTGACATTGGAACTGGAGCCAGTTGCATTTACCCCCTTCTTGGTGCTTCTCTTCATGGATGGAGTTTTGTTGGATCAGGTTTGTTGTTTTTCAACAAAACTTAGATGTGACTCTTTGATTGATTTTGGTCTTTTTCTCCTATCACAATTAGAGTTTCATGTCGTCTAATAAAGGTATACATAGGTTATCGTTATCgagataaaattttagttttgattagaaaacaatataaaaaaaatacttaagaaaTGTTTGGTAGGCTAATTAATTTCTGTAAATGCTGTTGAAATTGAGATATAGATTTGCTTGCAATGACTGACTGCAGATGTGACTAATGTTGCAATTGAGTGGgcggagagaaatgttaatagTAATCCACATATTTCTCAACTGATTGAAATCAGAAAGGTTCAAGACAATGCAAGTGATCCCTGTGTGGAAGTTGAAGAGTCGGTGAATGGTGACAACATTGCTTTGTGCGGGAGTACTGATGTGGAGGTAGCTCCTTTGCCTCTTGATTTGCATGCTTGCGAGAATAGGAATTATCATGGGCCTCCCATACTTGTTGGTGTGGTAAGGGATGatgagaagtttgatttctgcATGTGCAATCCACCATTTTTTGAAAGCTTGGAGGAGGCTGGACTCAATCCCAAAACTTCTTGTGG contains:
- the LOC100819552 gene encoding U6 small nuclear RNA (adenine-(43)-N(6))-methyltransferase → MGGSKKRKRKRNEEQRGGTVYSERENPPDFALLASLYPEFHPFVQFLHSHSRPTIDWTDFNATRQLTRVLLHHRHALNWWIPDGNLCPTVPNRCNYIHWLQHLLSSDIIPNTISSDGKFRGFDIGTGASCIYPLLGASLHGWSFVGSDVTNVAIEWAERNVNSNPHISQLIEIRKVQDNASDPCVEVEESVNGDNIALCGSTDVEVAPLPLDLHACENRNYHGPPILVGVVRDDEKFDFCMCNPPFFESLEEAGLNPKTSCGGTSQEMVCPGGERAFITRIIEDSTQLKDQFRWFTSMVGKKSNLKYLTSKLWEVGVAVVKTTEFVQGRTCRWGLAWSFLTPLQKTPVSLPDKKNTSFMLEGLQRQYAAINVLEAVNSYFSSHGLSCTLNTSSFTVDVAAAKDDCDLILRNGLPIINKSIDCQPTREASSGSSLNLSSERLCFCISVFQQIPGTLLVKGSLQDRNSTLSGAFSMIFQKLEEALRDKFCTK